The following proteins are co-located in the Aneurinibacillus sp. REN35 genome:
- the cax gene encoding calcium/proton exchanger produces the protein MNQKLFFTLVIALTAISGWAHYFTHSAGLQFVTTSAAIIMLAALLGKATESVAHYAGERVGGFLNATFGNAAELIIAIFLIKEGLFDMVKASITGSIIGNLLLVLGLSLFAGGLKFKQQHFSPLLAGHNASLMMLAIIALFIPAVFLKDLHAERIGTLSLIISGLLIVAYILWLIFSMVTHKTELADQAVAEEAEEGNVWSKGTAILLLIVATIFVAITSEWLVHSIQEVAETLGWSEIFVGAFVIAIVGNAAEHSAAIFLAMKNKIGASVEIAVGSSLQIALFVAPTLVFVSLLFGKPMDLVFTSFELAAIGVGVFIASSISRDGSTNWYEGVLLLIVYIILGAAFYFL, from the coding sequence TTGAATCAGAAACTGTTTTTTACGCTTGTCATTGCACTGACAGCAATTAGCGGATGGGCTCATTACTTTACGCACTCCGCTGGCTTGCAGTTCGTGACCACGTCGGCTGCTATTATTATGCTGGCCGCCCTGCTCGGAAAAGCGACAGAAAGCGTGGCACATTACGCTGGTGAGCGTGTGGGCGGCTTCCTGAATGCAACCTTCGGAAATGCGGCGGAACTTATTATCGCCATCTTTTTGATTAAAGAAGGTTTATTCGATATGGTAAAGGCCAGTATTACCGGCTCCATTATCGGGAACCTACTGCTTGTTCTCGGCTTAAGCTTGTTCGCCGGCGGGCTGAAATTCAAGCAGCAGCATTTTAGTCCACTGCTTGCCGGGCATAATGCATCCTTGATGATGCTGGCCATCATTGCCCTGTTCATCCCTGCTGTATTCCTGAAGGATCTGCATGCGGAACGAATTGGCACGCTTAGCTTGATCATTTCCGGCCTGCTCATTGTCGCATACATACTGTGGCTCATCTTCTCGATGGTGACCCATAAAACAGAACTGGCTGATCAAGCAGTAGCAGAAGAAGCAGAAGAGGGGAATGTATGGAGTAAAGGTACAGCTATTCTTCTACTTATCGTTGCTACCATATTCGTAGCGATTACGAGTGAATGGCTCGTACACAGCATCCAAGAAGTGGCCGAAACACTTGGCTGGTCAGAAATCTTCGTCGGTGCCTTTGTCATTGCCATTGTCGGTAATGCTGCCGAACACAGCGCAGCCATCTTCCTTGCCATGAAGAACAAAATTGGAGCTTCAGTAGAGATTGCGGTTGGAAGCAGCCTGCAAATCGCCCTGTTTGTCGCCCCTACGCTTGTATTTGTGAGTCTTTTATTCGGCAAACCGATGGATCTGGTATTTACGTCATTTGAATTGGCGGCTATCGGTGTGGGTGTCTTTATTGCCTCCTCAATTTCTCGCGATGGCAGCACAAACTGGTACGAAGGCGTGCTCCTTCTCATCGTCTACATTATTCTTGGAGCAGCATTCTACTTCTTGTAA
- the sleB gene encoding spore cortex-lytic enzyme, protein MDKKKYGWLISLSLVFTLLCVSIPLLPQQVTQAFSKQTRYVGSTNPDVREMQGRLKFLGFYTGKVDGTFSWRTYHALRNFQYEFGLDIDGALGPKTKLKLWQATKNWRPGPGETAVAPNNKPATPAKNAAPTAAKKSLPKTNTSLSQNELKMMANAVFGEARGEPYVGQVAVAAVILNRVKSPSFPDSPTGVIFEPRAFTAVADGQIWLTPNETAKRAVQDALNGWDPTGGATYYFNPDTATSGWIWTRPQIKKIGKHIFCN, encoded by the coding sequence ATGGATAAGAAAAAGTATGGATGGCTTATCAGCCTCTCCCTCGTCTTCACGCTTCTATGTGTCAGCATTCCTTTGCTGCCGCAGCAGGTCACACAAGCATTTAGCAAGCAGACACGATATGTCGGATCTACGAATCCGGACGTGAGGGAGATGCAAGGACGCCTTAAATTTCTTGGCTTCTATACCGGTAAAGTAGATGGAACTTTTTCTTGGCGTACATATCACGCCCTGCGCAATTTCCAATATGAATTCGGTCTAGATATTGATGGCGCTCTTGGCCCAAAGACAAAACTCAAACTCTGGCAGGCAACAAAAAACTGGCGCCCCGGCCCTGGTGAAACAGCCGTTGCACCGAATAACAAGCCCGCTACGCCAGCAAAAAATGCGGCACCTACCGCCGCAAAAAAATCACTGCCTAAAACCAATACCTCGCTATCACAAAACGAATTAAAGATGATGGCAAACGCCGTATTCGGTGAAGCACGGGGAGAGCCTTATGTCGGACAGGTAGCGGTAGCTGCCGTTATTCTCAACCGTGTAAAAAGCCCTTCTTTCCCAGATTCTCCAACCGGCGTTATTTTTGAGCCGCGCGCCTTCACTGCGGTAGCGGATGGACAAATCTGGTTGACGCCAAATGAAACCGCCAAAAGAGCCGTACAAGATGCGCTGAACGGCTGGGATCCTACAGGTGGAGCCACTTACTACTTCAATCCGGATACGGCTACCTCCGGTTGGATTTGGACGCGGCCACAGATTAAAAAAATCGGCAAGCACATCTTCTGTAACTAA
- a CDS encoding ArsR/SmtB family transcription factor produces the protein MEPTLDEMARACKALGNPVRLNILYLLARQEEYYCGDIVSLVGMAQSTVSHHLKILKDSGWVETEERGTFVCYRVRREKMEQLSNFLLSF, from the coding sequence ATGGAGCCAACACTCGATGAAATGGCAAGAGCATGCAAGGCGCTTGGAAATCCTGTGCGATTGAATATTTTATATCTGCTGGCAAGACAGGAAGAATACTATTGCGGTGATATTGTTTCACTTGTGGGGATGGCGCAATCCACTGTATCGCACCACTTAAAAATTCTTAAAGACAGTGGATGGGTAGAGACCGAAGAGCGGGGAACATTTGTATGTTATCGTGTGCGAAGGGAAAAGATGGAGCAGTTGTCAAATTTTTTACTTTCATTTTAG
- a CDS encoding Asp23/Gls24 family envelope stress response protein: protein MADVKGNGVVRIADDVVAVIAGIAASETEGIAGMSGGITEGLARRVSGKNVQKGVSVEVGEFEAAIDLRIIVSYGSKIDEACRKLQQNVKEAVESMTGLRVVEVNVKVEGVEFPKTEKEALPEPAHRVK, encoded by the coding sequence ATGGCCGATGTAAAAGGAAACGGAGTTGTGCGGATTGCGGATGATGTGGTTGCCGTAATCGCTGGAATTGCAGCAAGCGAAACCGAAGGTATTGCCGGAATGTCAGGCGGAATTACCGAAGGATTAGCCCGAAGAGTAAGCGGAAAGAATGTACAAAAAGGGGTATCCGTCGAAGTAGGGGAATTCGAAGCGGCCATTGATCTTCGTATTATTGTCTCCTACGGTTCAAAAATTGATGAAGCATGCCGGAAGCTGCAGCAGAATGTGAAAGAAGCGGTTGAATCAATGACCGGTCTGCGGGTGGTTGAAGTTAATGTGAAAGTGGAAGGCGTGGAATTCCCAAAAACTGAAAAAGAAGCGCTGCCGGAGCCGGCACATCGCGTTAAATAA